One window from the genome of Entelurus aequoreus isolate RoL-2023_Sb linkage group LG04, RoL_Eaeq_v1.1, whole genome shotgun sequence encodes:
- the LOC133648432 gene encoding sphingosine-1-phosphate phosphatase 1-like: MATDAIKTFVETCHCLQDPRLVAKFQHLCGVRGTFPEKPNDDGASTRGCPGLRQRIPRDDVSNGASVHANGVKGDSRPDETARAKPLRRNSLTGDVGQEFLIHNKFLFYLFTFGTELGNEMFFIVFFPFLFWNVDALVSRRLIVVWAWNLFVGQSTKDMVRWSRPASPPVVKVEVFYNSEYSMPSTHAMTGTAIPFCLFMLTYGRWQYPFLFGFGVALCWSILVCVSRVYMGMHSVLEVITGFLYSLLILAFFHQVLDKIDDFYMDGAYAPLVIILSHVSLGLVAFSLDSWSTSRGDTAQALGTGAGTALATYANYQLGLLADPPLSSLPFALPPLGVGLVARSLLRFAIGVGVILITRMVMKAVTIPFLCRLLGLPAEDVRQARQHMEVELPYRYIVYSVVGFTCVCVVPLLFRIVNLA; encoded by the exons ATGGCGACGGACGCCATCAAGACGTTTGTGGAGACGTGTCATTGTCTCCAGGACCCGCGTTTGGTGGCCAAGTTCCAGCACTTGTGTGGCGTCCGGGGGACGTTTCCGGAAAAACCCAACGACGACGGCGCGTCCACGCGGGGCTGCCCCGGGTTGAGGCAGAGGATCCCGCGGGACGACGTCAGCAACGGGGCGAGCGTGCACGCCAACGGGGTGAAAGGTGACTCTAGGCCCGACGAGACCGCTCGGGCTAAGCCCCTCCGCAGGAACTCTCTCACCGGAGACGTGGGCCAGGAGTTTCTGATCCACAACAAGTTCCTCTTCTATCTGTTCACGTTCGGCACGGAGCTGGGCAACGAGATGTTCTTCATCGTCTTCTTCCCCTTCCTCTTCTGGAACGTCGACGCCCTGGTCAGCCGCAGGCTCATCGTGGTGTGGGCCTGGAATCTGTTCGTGGGACAGTCCACCAAGGACATGGTCCGCTGGTCCCGGCCGGCCTCCCCTCCTGTGGTGAAGGTGGAGGTGTTCTACAACTCGGAGTACAGCATGCCGTCCACGCACGCCATGACTGGGACTGCCATACCCTTCTGTCTCTTCATGCTCACCTATGGACGCTGGCAG TACCCTTTCCTCTTTGGTTTTGGTGTGGCCCTCTGCTGGAGCATCCTGGTGTGTGTCAGCAGAGTCTACATGGGAATGCATTCTGTTCTG GAGGTGATCACTGGCTTCCTGTACAGCCTCCTCATTCTGGCCTTCTTTCACCAAGTTTTGGACAAGATTGACGACTTCTATATGGACGGCGCATACGCTCCACTAGTTATCATCTTGTCCCACGTGAGCCTTGGACTCGTGGCCTTCTCCCTGGACTCCTGGAGCACCTCCCGTGGAGACACGGCCCAGGCGCTGGGCACCGGGGCCGGCACCGCCCTGGCCACCTACGCCAACTACCAGTTGGGACTGCTGGCAGACCCCCCGCTGTCATCGCTGCCGTTTGCCTTGCCGCCGCTCGGCGTGGGCTTGGTGGCTCGCTCCCTGCTCCGCTTCGCCATCGGTGTGGGCGTCATTCTGATCACAAGGATGGTCATGAAAGCGGTCACTATCCCTTTCCTCTGTCGACTGTTGGGGCTGCCCGCGGAGGACGTGAGACAAGCAAGGCAGCACATGGAGGTGGAGCTGCCGTACCGTTACATCGTCTACAGTGTTGTTGGTTTTACGTGCGTATGTGTGGTGCCTCTCCTCTTCAGGATCGTGAACCTGGCATGA